The Salegentibacter sp. Hel_I_6 region GCACTATTCCATGCTGCATAGATAAAATTGCTGAAATTGCTTCTACAGCACCTGCAGCTCCAAGCAAATGCCCGGTCATAGATTTTGTTGAATTGATATTCATTGTTTTGGCATGTTCACCAAAAACCTTGCTTATCGCTTTTAACTCGGCTACATCACCCAATGGGGTAGAAGTTCCGTGCGTGTTTATGGCATCTACGTCTTCGGGTTTCATACCTGCATTACGAAGACAATTTTCCATAACTGCAACCACTCCGTTACCTTCAGGATGTGGGGCCGTCATATGATAAGCATCAGAAGATAATCCTCCTCCAAGAACTTCAGCATAGATTTTGGCTCCCCTGGCTTTGGCGTGCTCATATTCTTCAAGAATAAGTGCCCCACTCCCTTCTCCTAATACAAATCCATCACGAGTAGCATCAAAAGGTCTTGAAGCAGTTTCAGGATTTTCATTTTGTGTAGAAAGAGCGTGCATGGCGTTAAAACCACCCATACCAGCCATAGTTACCGCAGCTTCAGATCCTCCGGAAACAATAATATCACTATGCCCCAGCCTAATATTATTCAGCGCATCTATCATCGCATTTGCTGCAGATGCACAAGCTGAAACGGTAGTGTAATTTGCTCCCATAAACCCGTGACGAATAGAGATATTACCCGGGGCAATATCTGCAATCATCTTAGGAATAAAGAAAGGGTTAAACCTTGGTGTACCATCTCCCGTTGCGAAGTTTATCACTTCGTTCTGGAAAGTTTCCAATCCGCCAATTCCGGCCCCCCATATTACACCGACCCGATACTTATCTACAGTATCCAGGTTGATGCCGGAATCTTTAATCGCTTCATCTGAAGCTACAATGGCATATTGGGCAAACCTATCCAGTCTTCTTACTTCCTTGCGGTCAAAGAAATCCAGCGGGTCAAAATTTTTGAGTTCACAAGCGAATTTGGTTTTGAATTTTTCAGTATCGAAATAGGTAATAGGTGCACCACCACTTTTTCCGGCTACCAAAGCCTCCCAATATTCTTCAATATTGTTACCAATGGGGGTTAGGGCTCCCAGGCCCGTTACTACAACTCGCTTTAACTCCATATGGTCTATACTCTTTTTATTTTTTTGCGTCTTCAATATAAGAAATTGCCTGACCTACTGTGGCAATGTTCTCAGCCTGGTCATCAGGAATCTGGATGTCGAATTCTTTTTCGAATTCCATGATCAATTCCACAGTGTCCAATGAATCAGCACCCAGATCGTTTGTGAAGCTTGCTTCGTTTACAACCTCGTTCTCGTCAACACCTAACTTGTCAACGATAATCGCTTTTACTCTTGATGCAATGTCTGACATAATACTTTTATTTTAATTTTGATTAGGAGGCAAAAATAAAAAACTTTATTTTAAAACCGATTTTTACTTTAAAAATGTGATTGTAATTTACATAATTTTCACTGAAAGGGCTTAATTTTACACTTTATTAATTGTTAACAAGCTAATTTTGAGCAATCAAGCAAATATCGGTAAAAAGAAAATAGTTGTCTTCGCTTCCGGCTCCGGAACAAATGCCGAAAACATCATTAAATATTTTCAGAAATCTCCTTATGCCAGCGTGGTAGCGGTTTTCTCGAATAAAAGATCGGCAAAAGTGCTAAAAAGAGCTCATGATCTAAATGTTAAAGCCCTTCATTTTGACCGTGATGCACTCTACAATAGTTATGATGTTCTGCATATTTTAGAGGATATAAATCCAGATTTAATTGTTTTAGCCGGATTTATGTGGATTTTCCCCGAAGATATCCTAAAAAAGTATCCACAAAAAATTGTAAACATACATCCAGCGCTACTTCCAAAATATGGAGGTAAGGGAATGTACGGCATGAATGTGCACGAAGCCATTATTCAGAATAAAGAAAAAGAAAGCGGAATTAGCATTCATTTTGTAAATGAAAATTATGATGAAGGCGAAATAATCTTTCAGGCCAAAACAGAAATTTCAGAAGAGGACACGCCGGAAAGTCTCGCAGAAAAAATTCACAAGCTGGAATACAAACACTTCCCAGAAATCATTCAGCAATTACTTCAAAAGGAATCCCAATAGTGCAAACAGCCCAGGTACACATTTATACCGATGGCGCCGCGAGAGGAAATCCCGGCCCCGGCGGTTATGGCATTGTGATGGAATGGGTAGGTAAATCCTACCGCAAAGAATTCGCAAAAGGTTTTAAACACACTACCAATAACCGGATGGAGTTGCTGGCGGTAATTGAAGCCCTAAAAAAATTAAAAAAACCAGGTGTTTATGCCATTGTTTTTACCGATTCAAAATATGTTGCTGACGCAGTAAACAAAAAATGGGTCTTCGGCTGGGAAAAGAAAAATTTTAAAGACCGAAAGAATGCCGATCTCTGGATTGAGTTTTTAAAGGAAATTAGGAAACATCATGTAAGCTTTAGGTGGATAAAAGGACATAATGACCATCCGCAAAACGAACGCTGCGACGCTTTGGCGGTGGCCGCCTCAAAAGAAAAAAGGTTATTAATAGACGAAGGTTTTCAGCAAAATTGAACGGAATTAGTCTATACGTAGAGTATTCGAGATGAAACATGGAGGCATTATTACTATTATATCCTGGTTTCGAGACGAAACGTACAACATTTAAATCTCGATTATCGAGTAATTTTGATTGAGCCCTTGAAAAACAAACTGTATATTTGCAGCACATTTTTTAAACCATTTTATGAGTAAATTACTGATTGTAGGCACTGTAGCCTTTGATGCTATTGAAACCCCATTTGGGAAAACAGATAAAATTCTTGGAGGTGCAGGAACATATATTGGGCTTTCGGCCTCGCAGTTTAATGTAGATAGCGCAGTGGTATCTATTGTAGGAGACGATTTTCCTCAGGAATACCTAGACCTACTTACCAAAAACAATATAAATATAGAAGGAATTGAAGTGGTTCCCGGCGGAAAAACTTTCTTTTGGAGTGGCCGCTACCATAATGACTTAAATTCAAGAGATACTTTAGATACACAGCTAAATGTTTTAGCGGATTTTAATCCTGTGGTACCTAATTCTTATAAAGATGCTGAAATTGTGATGTTAGGAAACCTGCATCCTTTAGTTCAATTGAGTGTTTTAGAACAAATTGAATCCCCAAAACTCGCCATTTTAGATACTATGAACTTCTGGATGGATAATGCCCTGGAAGATCTAATGAAGGTGATTAGTAAAGTAGATGTGATCACTATTAATGATGAAGAGGCCCGCCAACTTTCTGGTGAATATTCTTTAGCAAAAGCTGCTAAAAAGATCGCAACGATGGGTCCTAAATATGTGGTGATTAAAAAAGGTGAACACGGCGCATTACTATTCCATGAAGAGCAGGTATTCTTTGCACCCGCCCTTCCATTAGAAGAAGTTTTTGACCCAACCGGGGCCGGAGATACATTTGCCGGAGGTTTTGCAGGTTATCTTGCAAAAACTGGAGATATTAGCTTTGAAAATATGAAAAACGCCATAATTTACGGCTCCAATCTCGCCTCTTTTTGCGTTGAAAAATTTGGCACCGAAAGGATGGAGGAGCTTTCAGGCGAAGAAGTAAATTCGCGCCTCGAAGAGTTTAAGAAATTAACTCAATTTGAAATAGCATTAACCTAAACCTATGCCCTGAATTTTCAGGGCATTTTTTATATAAAACAGGATTGAAATCCTTTTACTATGAGTGACGCCTTAAAACACGAATGTGGGATTGCCCAAATACGATTGTTAAAACCCCTGGAATACTATAAAGAAAAATATGGTACTGCCTTTTACGGGATCAACAAAATGTATTTAATGATGGAAAAACAGCATAACCGCGGCCAGGATGGTGCCGGTTTTGCTAACATCAAATTAAATACTGCGCCTGGAGATCGTTATATAAGCCGAATTAGATCTAATGCGGCCCAACCAATTCAGGATATTTTTGAACAGATCAATGGGAGAATTAACGACGAAATTAAAGCCAACCCTGAGTATGCTGATAATGTTGATCTGCAAAAAAAGAACCTTCCCTATGTAGGTGAAGTGTATCTTGGGCACGTTCGCTACGGGACTTTTGGTAAGAATAGTATAGAAAGTGTACACCCGTTTCTTAGACAGAATAACTGGATGCACCGTAACCTGATTGTTGCGGGAAATTTTAATATGACCAATGTAAACCAGCTTTTTAATAACCTGGTAGAACTTGGGCAGCATCCAAAAGAAAAGGCCGATACCGTTACGGTAATGGAAAAAATTGGCCATTTCCTGGATTCTGAAGTAGAAAAACTCTACAAAAAATTAAAGAAGCAGGGTTTCTCTAAAGTTACCGCCTCTCCTTTAATTGCTGAAAAATTAAACGTGGCAAAAATTCTTAGAAAATCTTCTAAGAACTGGGATGGCGGCTATGCTATGGCAGGTTTATTAGGTCACGGAGATTCATTTGTTTTACGTGATCCCGCAGGAATTCGACCCGCATATTATTACAAAGACGATGAAGTGGTTGTAGTGGCATCAGAAAGACCCGTAATTCAAACTGCTTTTAATGTAGATTTTAATGATGTTCACGAATTGCCGCCGGGACACGCTATTATAACTAAAAAAAGCGGAGAAGTAAATATTAAAGAAATCCTTGAGCCTTTAGAACGCAAAGCCTGTTCTTTTGAACGTATTTATTTTTCCCGCGGAAGCGATGCCGAGATCTATAAAGAACGTAAAATGCTTGGGCGTTTATTAATGCCAGAAGTACTAAAATCTATAAACCACGACACGATTAATACGGTCTTTTCTTTTATCCCAAATACTGCGGAAACAAGTTTCTACGGAATGGTAGAAGCCGCACAGGATGAGCTAAACAAACAAAAGAATGATGCAATTTTAGCTGAAAAAGATACTTTAACCGATGCCCGACTTCAGGAAATACTTGCTCACAGGTTACGCACCGAAAAAATTGCGATCAAAGACGTTAAACTTAGAACATTTATTACTGAAGATAGCAGCCGGGACGATCTCGTTGCCCACGTTTATGATGTAACCTACGGGGTGGTTAAACCAGAAGACAGCCTGGTAATTATAGATGATAGTATTGTTAGGGGAACTACTTTAAAGAAAAGCATCATAAAAATGCTGGACAGGTTAAACCCAAAACAAATTGTAGTGGTTTCTTCGGCACCACAAATTCGTTATCCGGATTGTTATGGTATAGACATGGCTCGCCTGGAAGGTCTTGTTGCTTTTAGGGCAGCCCTGGAGCTTTTAAAAGATAATAACCAATACGATATTGTGGAGGAGGTTTACGAGAAGTGTAAACTGCAAGTAGATCTTGCCGATGAGGAAGTAAAGAATTTCGTTAAGGAAATCTACGAACCTTTTACCGATGAGCAGATCTCAGATAAAATTTCAGAATTACTTTGTGATACCGATGTAAAGGCAGATGTAAAAGTGATATACCAAACGGTAGATAATTTGCATAAAGCCTGCCCTAAAAACCTGGGTGACTGGTATTTTACAGGTAACTATCCAACCAATGGAGGTAATCGCGTGGTGAACAGAGCTTTTATAAATTTTTATGAAGGAAACGAAGGAAGAGCCTATTAAGTGCACTTAAACAAATTTTTCTGCCTTTCGTCTAAAATGATTTTTAGCAGGAAGAAGTTTATATACTTTAGCAGAACCATAAACATAAGTAGGTTAAGTTCATGGTAGATTTGGGGCAAAAAAAGGTGGATCTTAAAATCCGCCTTTTTTTATTTTCACCTGATTTTAAAATCTTCATAATTTCCCCAATAACTCACATCTAAATCAAATTTTCTTACATTAGTTTATGATTACCAATACTTTAACAAGTAAATATGCCGTTGGTCTAAAAAAGTTGTAAACCGGTTTTATTCAGTATACTTTAGAATCACCATAACATAAGTAGGTTAAGTTCATGGTAGATTTGGGGCAAAGAAAGGTGGATCTAACGATCCGCCTTTTTTTATGAATTTAATGGAATGTGCTTCTAAGGATCTAATTCAACTAAAACTAAATAACTGACATTAAAAAAACCTCTTTTTCTTACATTAATTTCTAACTACCAATGCTTTAACAAATAATTATGCCGTTGGTCTAAAAAAGTTGTAAACCGGTTTTATTCATTATACTTTAGAGTCACCATAACATAAGTAGGTTAAGTTCATGGTAGATTTGGGGCAAAGAAAGGTAGATCTTACGATCTGCCTTTTTTTATTCAATAAACATTCTGGCAAAAAAAAGACCGCCTGAAAGACGGTCTTTTTAATATATAGATATAACTAGATATTATTTCTGCTTCGCATATCTGCTTCCAACTTCTTTCCAGTCAATTACATTAAAGAAAGCTTCAATATAATCTGGACGACGGTTTTGGTAATTTAGATAATATGCGTGTTCCCACACGTCCAATCCTAAAATTGGATTTCCACTGCAGCCAATTCCTGGCATTAATGGATTATCCTGATTTGCAGTAGAGCAAATTTCTACTTTTCCGCCTTCATGAACACAAAGCCAGGCCCAACCAGAACCAAACTGTCCTGCAGCAGCTTTAGAAAATTCATCTTTAAAAGCTTCAAAAGAACCAAAAGCAGTATCAATTGCTTTTGCTAAGTCCCCTTCTGGTTTTCCTCCCCCATCTGGAGACATTACTTCCCAAAATAACCTGTGATTGTAAAATCCGCCACCGTTATTTCTAACTGCTGTATTAGATTTATCAAGATTTTCAAGAATATTCTCAATGGTTTTCCCATCAAGATCGGTTCCTTCAATTGCAGCGTTTAATTTCTTAGTATAACCTGCGTGATGTTTTCCATGGTGAATTTCCATGGTTTTAGCGTCTATATGTGGTTCTAATGCATCAAATGCATATTTTAACTTTGGTAACTCAAAAGCCATTTTTATATATTTTTAGTGATTAGTAATAAATTCACTCAAATTTAGGTATTAAGGCATTTAATAAAAATAATTTAGTGTTATAAAATACTTAAAAGCCGGCATAGAATACAAAACATTTTTATTTTACCTTTAAAAATCACAATCTTCATAAAACTTCAGCCTCTTTGACTAATAATTTTACTATTTATAACGCTTCTGCGGGTTCGGGTAAAACATTTACCCTCGTTAAAGAATATTTATTGCTATTATTTAAAAGCAAAAAGCACGATGCTTATAAGAACATTCTAGCCATGACATTTACCAATAAAGCGGTAGATGAAATGAAATCCAGAATTATAAGCAGTCTTAGAGATTTTACTGCTGAAGAAACCTCAGCAGTTACTAACACTCTTTTTAAAATTATTGCTGAAGAAACTAACCTGCCGGAGGCCGAACTCAAAACAAAGTCAGCCAAAATCTTAAAAAGTATTATTCACAACTATGCTGCTTTTGAAGTTTCTACCATAGACGGCTTTACCCATAGAGTTTTAAGGACTTTTGCTAAAGATCTCGGGCTTCCGGTTAATTTTGAGATCGCTTTAAACACCAGGCAAATCTTACAAGAAGCTGTTGACCGCCTCGTTAGTAAAGCCGGAACCGATAAAGAACTTACAAAGGTACTTATAGCTTTTGCGTTAAGTAAAACCGATGATGATAAAAGCTGGGATATAGCGAAAGATCTTTTTGAAATTTCAGAATTACTTGTTGGAGAAAACCACCAGGCAGCGCTAAAAAAACTGAAAGGAAAAACCACAGAAGATTTTAGGAAATTTGATAAAAGAATAAGCTTAGAAATAAAAAACAACGAAGCATTAATTGCCGAAACCAGTACTGAATTTTTCGATCTTTTAATTAATCATAATATCGAGGAGAAAGATTTTAGCGGCGGTTATGTTTACAAACATTTTGTAAAGTTAAAAGATCAAAAACCTATTGATGGTTTTGAAAAATCCTGGATGGAAAAGCTTGAAAGCGCTCCGCTTTATACAAAATCGAACAAGAATCAAGCGGTAAAAGATACTTTAGATAGCATTCAATCAATAATACTTAGCCTTTTTGAAATTTCTAAAAGAGCTTATGTAAATCTTGATTTTTTAAGAGCGATTCAAAAAAACCTAACCAGACTTTCCCTGCTAAATGCGATAAATCAGGAAGTGGAAGAAATAAAGAAAGAACGGAATCTTATTCTTATTTCAGAATTTAATCCAAAAATTAGCGAACAGGTTAAAAACCAGCCTGCACCCTTTATCTACGAAAGGCTTGGCGAACGTTATCAAAATTATTTTATAGACGAATTTCAGGATACATCGCAAATGCAGTGGGAAAACTTAATTCCCCTTATAGACAATAAGCTTTCTTCTGAAGATCTTCAAGATCCCGCCAGCGCTATGTTGGTTGGAGACGCCAAGCAGTCTATATATCGTTGGAGAGGTGGTAAAGCGGAGCAGTTTATAGATTTATGTATAGATCACAATCCTTTTAGTATTGATAAAAAAGTAGAAAACCTACCCGATAATTACCGAAGCGGAAGCCAGATTGTAAACTTTAATAATAGTCTCTTTAATTATGCTGCTGGTAATTTGCAAAATTCGGCTTATTCAAATTTATTTAAAGAAAGCTCACAAAATCCCAGAAAAGGAGATTTTGGTTATGTTAATATAGATTTTATAGAGGCCGAAAATGCTGCTGAAGAGCACGAAATCTATCCGGAAAAGATCCTGGAAATCATTAAAAATCTAGAGCAAAAAAACTTTAAAAAAGGAGATATCTGCATTTTAACCCGCAAGAAAAAAGAAGGCATTACCATTGCCAGTTATTTAAGCGAAAATGGGATCCCGGTAGTTTCTTCGGAAACCCTATTGGTGGCCAATTCTCCAGAAGTGAATTTTATAGCCCATTTGCTAGAATTTTCCTTAAACCCCACAGATAACAACTTAAAACTGGAACTTTTTGATTTCCTGGCCGATTTTCTGAAAATCGAAAACCGCTACCTTATTATTTCTGAGAATTTGGTCAAAGATGGCAGCGTATTTTTTAACTGGTTAAAGAGTTATAATATCAATTTTGAACTTGATTTCATCAGGCAACTTTCAGTTTATGAAGCAGCAGAATACATTATCAGAAGTTTTTCCCTGGTAGAAACTTCTAATGCTTATGTTCAGTTTTTTCTAGATTTTATCTTTGAAAGTACGCAAAAAGCAACCGCAGGCATAGCCGATTTTATCGATTTATGGATACAGGAAAAGGAAACCTTAAGCATCGTGGTTCCTAAAGCTGAAGATGCTGTACAAATAATGACCATTCACAAATCTAAAGGATTAGAATTTCCAGTGGTCATCTATCCTTATGCGAATTCTGATTCCAAAAATACGCGTATGGATTCCCTATGGTTACCTATGGAGGCGCCTTTAAATGAAATTCCTATGAATTATTTGAGCGCTTCAGACAAAATGCTGAATTGGGGAGCTAAGACTTCAGAAATCTATACTGAATTAATTCATCAAAAAGAGCTGGATACCTTAAATGTACTTTACGTAGCCTGTACTCGCGCTTCGCAACAACTGTATTTGCTTAGTAAAAAGGAAATTGATACAAAAGGGAATGAAAAAGCTCATAAAACTTCCGGTTTGTTAATCGGTTTTTTGAGGCACATAGAAAAATGGGAACCAAATCAAACTACTTATGAATTTGGAGAAATTGGAGTTCCGAAATCTTCGGCTGAAAAAAATTTAGAAAATATTACTTCCGAAAAGTTTTATTCTTCAGCAACACAAAATAAAGCGGTGAATATCGTAACCAAATCTGGAATGTTGTGGGATAGCAAACAGGAAGAAGCGATTGAAAAAGGAGAGATTTTGCACGAACTTTTAGCGCAAATAGATCATAAAAACCAGGTGAAACCCGTGATTAGCCAGGCCGTAAACGATGGTATAATCACAAAAGATTCCGCAGAAAAAATAGAAAAATTACTTGTTGAAATCACCAATCACCCGCAGCTTTCGGCATTTTTTACTGAAGATGGAAAAAACTTTAACGAGCGCGATATCTTATCTCCTGAAGGAAAAAGATTAAGACCCGACAGGATTAATTTTTCTGGAAATACAGTAAATATTATAGATTATAAAACCGGCAAGTTTAATGATTCCCACGAACTACAAATTAACAACTATGCCGGGGTGTTACAGGATATGGGTTACAGTATTGGCAGCAAAAACCTTGTTTATACAAATAAGGCGCTTAAAGTGCGCCTTGTGTAAAAGAAATGTAAGTTTGTAAAAAATAGAATTATGTACGGATCAATAAAAGAACATTTAGAAAAAGAGCTCGAACAAATTAAGGAAGACGGGCTTTTTAAGAAAGAAAGAATTATAACCGGTCCTCAGGATGCGGCAATCAAGATTTCTACAGGACAGGAAGTAATTAACTTTTGCGCTAATAACTATTTGGGGTTATCATCTCATCCAGAGGTTATACAAGCGGCAAAAGACACTATGGATACCCACGGTTTTGGAATGTCTAGTGTAAGATTTATTTGCGGTACCCAGAATATTCATAAAGAACTTGAGCAAAAAATAGCTAATTTCTACGGAACCGAAGATACTATTCTATACGCTGCGTGTTTTGACGCAAATGGTGGTATTTTTGAACCACTTTTCACCAAAGAAGATGCAATAATTTCAGATTCATTGAACCATGCTTCTATTATAGATGGAGTGCGTTTATGTAAAGCCGCCAGGTATCGTTACCAAAATGGCGATATGGCCGATTTGGAAAAACAACTTAAAGACGCCAACGAAAAAGGAGCAAGATTCAAACTTATTGTTACAGATGGTGTTTTCTCCATGGACGGTCTTGTAGCACCATTAGATAAAATTTGCGATTTAGCAGACAAATATGATGCACTGGTAATGATAGACGAATGTCACGCTACCGGGTTTATTGGTGAAAAAGGAATTGGCACCCTGGAAGAAAAAGGAGTGATGGATAGAGTAGATATTATCACGGGAACTTTAGGGAAAGCCCTTGGTGGAGCAATGGGTGGATATACTACTGCCAAAAAAGAAATTATTGAATTACTAAGACAACGCTCAAGACCTTATTTATTTTCAAACTCACTTGCCCCCTCGATAGTTGGCGCTTCAATTAAGGTTTTTGAAATGTTGGAAAAGGACAATAGCCTTAGAGATAAATTAAAAAGTAATACCGAGTATTTCAAACAGGGAATTAAAGATGCTGGATTTGATATTATTGATGGAGAATCTGCCATTGTACCGGTAATGTTGTATGATGCTAAACTATCCCAAAAAATGGCCGATAGGTTATTAGAGGAAGGCATTTATGTAATTGGATTTTTCTATCCCGTAGTGCCCAAAGAGAAAGCAAGAATAAGAGTACAACTCTCTGCAGCTCACGAGCGCGAACATTTAGATAAAGCAATTGCTGCATTTAGAAAAGTTGGAAAAGAATTAGAGGTAATTTAAAAGCGCTATTGTTAAAAAGTAGAAACGTAATACTGAAAATTTAGCAAAAATAAAGGTTCTCAATTCTTAAAAAGCTCTCAAAAACTGCATTATTCAAGGGTTTATTAAGAAAACTTTATTATTTTATGCTTTGCCGATAAGCTTTAACACTCTACTTTTGTTAACAATTAACACTTAAAACTAAACTATTGAATATGAAACATCTTAGCAAAATTTTATTCGCTACAATGTTGGTTCTGGGCATTACTTCGGTATCTGCACAGGATGCTAACAATCCCTGGGCTTTAGGGATCCAAACCAATGCGGTAGATTTTCACCCTACTACAGATGTAGGTGGAACATTTGACGATTACTTCAACGTAGGAGATCACTGGAATATCCTGCCATCTATGTCAAGACTAACCGTGGGACGCTATATTGGTGGTGGTGTAGTATTTGAACTTGCGGGTTCTGTAAACCAAATCGAACAATATGGCGAAATGGCCGTTCCACAAATGGCATATTATGCTGTAGACGGATCTTTTAATTATAGCCTTAGAGCGCTATTAAATGATGGCTGGTTAGATCCTTTTGTTGGTGTTGGTGGTGGTTACACCAGTATTGCCGATAATGGTGATTTTCCAATTTCTGATCTTAGTGCAGCAACACTTAATGGTAAATTCGGATTAAATTTTTGGTTTACAGATAATGTTGCTTTAACTCTTGAATCAAACTACAAGCACGTATTTGACGTTGATGGTGCAACTCACTTTCAACACGCAGGTGGTGTGAAATTTATGTTT contains the following coding sequences:
- the kbl gene encoding glycine C-acetyltransferase, with the translated sequence MYGSIKEHLEKELEQIKEDGLFKKERIITGPQDAAIKISTGQEVINFCANNYLGLSSHPEVIQAAKDTMDTHGFGMSSVRFICGTQNIHKELEQKIANFYGTEDTILYAACFDANGGIFEPLFTKEDAIISDSLNHASIIDGVRLCKAARYRYQNGDMADLEKQLKDANEKGARFKLIVTDGVFSMDGLVAPLDKICDLADKYDALVMIDECHATGFIGEKGIGTLEEKGVMDRVDIITGTLGKALGGAMGGYTTAKKEIIELLRQRSRPYLFSNSLAPSIVGASIKVFEMLEKDNSLRDKLKSNTEYFKQGIKDAGFDIIDGESAIVPVMLYDAKLSQKMADRLLEEGIYVIGFFYPVVPKEKARIRVQLSAAHEREHLDKAIAAFRKVGKELEVI